One genomic segment of Pseudomonas fortuita includes these proteins:
- a CDS encoding putative selenate ABC transporter substrate-binding protein, translating to MLKRPLALAAGLVLSCCAVAAQAAETLRVSAIPDEAPTELQRKFKPLGEYLAKQLGMEVKFVPVADYPAVVESLAADRLDLAWLGGFTFVQVHLKDPSATPLVQREQDAQFTSKFITANPDVKSLADLKGKSFAFGSISSTSGSLMPRYFMLKQDNIKPEAYFSRVAYSGAHDATVAWVQAGKVDGGVLNASVWQKLVDAGKVDTSKVKVFATTPTYFDYNWTVRGNMDPALKDKIKKAFLELDPANPEHKAILDLQAASRFIETKPENYVGTEQAAREAGLLK from the coding sequence ATGCTCAAACGCCCCCTGGCGCTCGCCGCCGGTCTCGTGCTGTCTTGCTGTGCCGTTGCCGCTCAGGCCGCTGAAACCCTGCGGGTCAGCGCCATTCCCGACGAAGCGCCTACCGAACTGCAGCGCAAGTTCAAGCCATTGGGTGAATACCTGGCCAAGCAGCTGGGCATGGAAGTGAAGTTCGTACCGGTGGCCGATTACCCGGCGGTGGTCGAGTCGCTGGCCGCCGACCGCCTGGACCTGGCCTGGCTGGGTGGCTTCACCTTTGTGCAGGTTCACCTGAAGGACCCGTCCGCCACGCCGCTGGTGCAGCGTGAGCAGGACGCGCAGTTCACCTCCAAGTTCATTACTGCCAACCCCGACGTGAAGAGCCTGGCCGACCTCAAGGGCAAGTCGTTTGCCTTCGGTTCCATTTCGTCCACGTCGGGCAGCCTGATGCCACGCTACTTCATGCTCAAGCAGGACAACATCAAGCCTGAAGCGTACTTCAGCCGCGTGGCCTACTCGGGGGCCCATGACGCCACCGTGGCTTGGGTACAGGCTGGCAAGGTAGATGGTGGCGTGCTCAACGCCAGTGTGTGGCAAAAGCTGGTGGATGCCGGCAAGGTGGATACCAGCAAGGTGAAGGTGTTCGCCACCACCCCGACTTACTTCGACTACAACTGGACCGTGCGCGGCAACATGGACCCTGCGTTGAAGGACAAGATCAAGAAAGCCTTCCTTGAACTCGACCCGGCCAACCCGGAGCACAAGGCGATTCTGGACCTGCAGGCCGCCAGCCGCTTCATCGAAACCAAGCCTGAGAACTACGTGGGCACCGAGCAAGCTGCACGTGAGGCCGGCCTGCTCAAGTGA
- the phnE gene encoding phosphonate ABC transporter, permease protein PhnE, whose amino-acid sequence MNRAINLLLLGAIAVAVVASFAFLELDLRALVGNGGLGQMGEYAGRFLQPDVSAGHLEAVWRGALETLAMSGLGTLLAMMLGMLLALPAAGRFGWPLQGAARLLLNALRAIPELVWAALTVLAAGLGPNAGTLALALHTAGVLGRLFAEALENAPPEPAAAIRLQGGSQVAAFCFGTLPNLWPQLLAYSLYRWENNIRMASVLGFVGAGGLGQMLYTTLSLFQEAQASTVIIGMLVLVLLVDVLSDVVRQRYVRA is encoded by the coding sequence ATGAACCGCGCCATCAACCTGCTGCTGCTTGGCGCCATCGCGGTGGCGGTAGTGGCCTCGTTCGCCTTCCTGGAACTGGACTTGCGCGCCTTGGTCGGCAACGGCGGGTTGGGGCAGATGGGCGAATATGCCGGGCGTTTCCTGCAGCCAGATGTGTCTGCCGGGCACCTTGAGGCGGTCTGGCGTGGGGCACTGGAGACACTGGCCATGTCAGGCCTGGGGACTTTGTTGGCAATGATGCTTGGGATGCTGCTGGCGCTGCCGGCGGCGGGGCGTTTCGGCTGGCCGTTACAAGGCGCGGCGCGGCTGTTGCTGAACGCCCTGCGGGCCATCCCGGAACTGGTGTGGGCGGCGTTGACAGTGCTGGCGGCAGGCCTCGGTCCCAATGCGGGCACCCTGGCCCTGGCGCTGCATACCGCTGGCGTCCTGGGGCGCTTGTTTGCCGAGGCGCTGGAGAACGCACCACCGGAGCCGGCAGCGGCTATCCGCCTGCAGGGCGGCAGCCAGGTGGCGGCGTTCTGTTTTGGCACCTTGCCTAACCTGTGGCCGCAGTTGCTGGCCTACAGCTTGTATCGCTGGGAAAACAACATCCGTATGGCCAGTGTGCTGGGGTTTGTCGGGGCGGGTGGCTTGGGGCAGATGCTGTACACCACCTTGAGCCTGTTCCAGGAGGCCCAGGCCAGCACGGTGATCATCGGGATGCTGGTGCTGGTGTTGCTGGTGGATGTGTTGAGCGACGTGGTGCGCCAGCGTTATGTACGGGCCTGA
- the yajC gene encoding preprotein translocase subunit YajC: protein MSFFIPAAYADAAAPAAGPAGTGFEWIFLVGFLVIFYLMIWRPQAKRAKEQKNLLGNLQKGDEVVTNGGIAGKIVKVSDDFVVLEVSDTVELKFQKGAIAATLPKGTLKAI from the coding sequence ATGAGCTTCTTCATCCCCGCCGCATACGCGGACGCTGCAGCACCTGCCGCTGGCCCAGCCGGTACCGGCTTCGAGTGGATTTTCCTGGTCGGTTTCCTGGTCATCTTCTACCTGATGATCTGGCGCCCTCAGGCCAAGCGCGCCAAAGAGCAGAAGAACCTGCTCGGCAACTTGCAGAAAGGTGACGAAGTTGTCACCAACGGCGGCATCGCCGGCAAGATCGTCAAGGTTTCCGATGATTTCGTGGTGCTGGAAGTCTCCGACACTGTCGAGCTGAAGTTCCAGAAGGGCGCCATCGCGGCCACCCTGCCAAAAGGTACGCTCAAGGCTATCTGA
- the queA gene encoding tRNA preQ1(34) S-adenosylmethionine ribosyltransferase-isomerase QueA: MRVADFSFELPDSLIARHPLAERHGSRLLVLDGPTGALAHRQFPDLLEYLRPGDLMVFNNTRVIPARLFGQKASGGKLEVLVERVLDSHRVLAHVRASKAPKEGAVILIDGGGEAEMVARHDTLFELRFTEEVLPLLDRVGHMPLPPYIDRPDEGADRERYQTVYAQRAGAVAAPTAGLHFDEALLEKIAAKGVERAFVTLHVGAGTFQPVRVDKIEDHHMHKEWLEVGQDVVDAIEACRARGGRVVAVGTTSVRSLESAARDGVLKAFSGDTDIFIYPGRPFHVVDALVTNFHLPESTLLMLVSAFAGYPETMAAYAAAVEHGYRFFSYGDAMFITRNPAPRGPEDQA, from the coding sequence ATGCGCGTCGCCGATTTTTCCTTCGAACTCCCTGATTCCCTGATCGCCCGCCACCCGTTGGCCGAGCGCCATGGCAGCCGTCTGCTGGTACTCGATGGGCCGACCGGCGCGCTGGCGCACCGGCAATTCCCCGACCTGCTCGAATACCTGCGCCCCGGCGACCTGATGGTGTTCAACAACACCCGGGTGATCCCGGCGCGCCTGTTTGGCCAGAAAGCCTCTGGCGGCAAGCTGGAAGTGCTGGTCGAGCGCGTGCTCGACAGCCACCGGGTGCTGGCCCATGTGCGTGCCAGCAAGGCGCCGAAAGAAGGCGCAGTCATCCTCATTGATGGCGGTGGCGAGGCCGAAATGGTCGCGCGCCATGACACGCTGTTCGAGCTGCGCTTCACCGAAGAGGTGCTGCCACTGCTCGACCGCGTCGGCCATATGCCGCTGCCGCCCTACATCGACCGCCCCGACGAGGGCGCCGACCGTGAGCGCTACCAGACCGTGTACGCCCAGCGCGCCGGTGCGGTTGCCGCGCCCACTGCGGGCCTGCACTTTGACGAAGCGCTGTTGGAAAAGATTGCTGCCAAAGGTGTGGAGCGGGCTTTCGTTACCCTGCACGTGGGCGCGGGCACGTTCCAGCCGGTGCGGGTCGACAAGATCGAAGACCACCACATGCACAAAGAATGGCTCGAAGTGGGCCAGGATGTGGTCGATGCCATCGAGGCCTGCCGCGCACGTGGCGGCCGGGTGGTCGCGGTCGGCACCACCAGCGTGCGTTCGCTGGAGAGCGCGGCGCGCGATGGCGTGCTCAAGGCCTTCAGCGGCGACACCGACATCTTCATCTACCCGGGCCGACCGTTCCATGTGGTCGATGCCCTGGTCACCAACTTCCACCTGCCGGAGTCCACGCTGCTGATGCTGGTCTCGGCCTTCGCCGGTTACCCCGAGACCATGGCCGCCTATGCGGCGGCGGTCGAGCACGGGTACCGCTTCTTCAGTTACGGTGATGCCATGTTCATCACCCGCAATCCGGCGCCACGCGGCCCCGAGGATCAAGCATGA
- the tgt gene encoding tRNA guanosine(34) transglycosylase Tgt: MSFELLATDGKARRGRITFPRGTVETPAFMPVGTYGTVKGMLPRDIEAIGAEMILGNTFHLWLRPGTEVIKKHNGLHDFMQWKGPILTDSGGFQVFSLGAMRKIKEEGVTFASPVDGSKVFMGPEESMQVQRDLGSDVVMIFDECTPYPAEHDVARTSMELSLRWAQRSKNAHADNTAALFGIVQGGMYQDLRMRSLEGLENIGFDGLAIGGLSVGEPKHEMIKVLDYLPGMMPADKPRYLMGVGKPEDLVEGVRRGVDMFDCVMPTRNARNGHLFVDTGVIKIRNAFHRHDESPLDPTCDCYTCTNFSRAYLHHLDKCGEMLSSMLNTIHNLRHYQRLMAGLREAIQQGKLAAFVDAFYAKRGLPVPPLD, from the coding sequence ATGTCCTTCGAACTGCTGGCTACCGACGGCAAGGCCCGTCGTGGTCGCATCACCTTCCCACGTGGCACGGTGGAAACCCCGGCGTTCATGCCGGTGGGCACCTATGGCACGGTCAAGGGCATGCTGCCACGCGATATCGAGGCCATTGGCGCCGAGATGATCCTGGGCAACACCTTCCACCTGTGGCTGCGCCCGGGCACCGAGGTGATCAAGAAGCACAACGGCCTGCACGACTTCATGCAGTGGAAAGGCCCGATCCTCACCGACTCCGGTGGCTTCCAGGTGTTCAGCCTGGGCGCCATGCGCAAGATCAAGGAAGAGGGCGTGACCTTTGCCTCGCCGGTCGATGGCTCGAAGGTGTTCATGGGCCCTGAAGAGTCGATGCAGGTGCAACGTGACCTGGGCTCGGACGTGGTGATGATCTTCGACGAGTGCACCCCGTACCCGGCCGAGCACGACGTGGCACGTACTTCCATGGAACTGTCGCTGCGCTGGGCCCAGCGTTCGAAGAACGCCCACGCCGACAACACGGCGGCGCTGTTTGGCATCGTCCAGGGTGGCATGTACCAGGACTTGCGCATGCGCTCGCTGGAAGGCCTGGAAAACATCGGCTTCGACGGCCTGGCCATCGGCGGCCTGTCGGTGGGCGAACCCAAGCACGAAATGATCAAGGTGCTGGATTACCTGCCGGGCATGATGCCTGCTGACAAACCTCGTTACCTTATGGGGGTAGGCAAACCGGAAGATCTCGTTGAGGGTGTGCGCCGCGGCGTCGACATGTTCGACTGCGTGATGCCTACGCGTAACGCACGTAACGGCCATCTGTTTGTCGATACAGGGGTGATCAAGATCCGCAATGCGTTCCATCGCCATGATGAATCGCCGCTGGATCCGACCTGTGACTGCTACACCTGCACCAACTTCTCCCGTGCCTATCTCCATCACCTGGACAAGTGCGGCGAAATGCTGAGCAGCATGCTGAATACCATCCACAACTTGCGCCATTACCAGCGCTTGATGGCCGGTTTACGCGAGGCTATTCAACAGGGTAAATTGGCCGCCTTTGTCGACGCCTTCTACGCCAAGCGCGGGCTTCCTGTACCGCCTTTGGACTGA
- a CDS encoding phosphonate ABC transporter ATP-binding protein encodes MTASNVAIHLHGASLRHGQVRALDAVSLRIEQGERVAIIGPSGAGKSSLLHLMATAIQPSGGRLELLGEQPWALSARARQRLRARVGLVHQAPPLPPRQRVVTAVLAGRLGQWGVMRGLLNLLYPGDVPGVRQVLAELGLADKLFVQCGQLSGGQLQRVGIARALYQRPQVLLTDEPVSAMDPVLADHSLALLNRHAQANGVTLVASLHAVELALAHFPRVIGIREGQVVFDCPAQAVTEQLLEALYANEQLVSPPTQGPTLTVQIPRC; translated from the coding sequence GTGACCGCTTCGAATGTAGCCATCCATCTGCACGGTGCCAGCCTGCGCCATGGCCAGGTCCGCGCGCTTGACGCGGTGAGCCTGCGCATTGAGCAGGGCGAGCGGGTTGCCATCATCGGGCCGTCGGGGGCGGGCAAGTCCAGCTTGCTGCACCTGATGGCCACGGCCATCCAGCCCAGCGGCGGGCGCCTGGAACTGCTCGGCGAGCAGCCTTGGGCGTTGTCGGCCCGGGCACGCCAGCGCCTGCGGGCGCGGGTTGGCCTGGTGCATCAGGCGCCGCCCTTGCCACCACGCCAGCGGGTGGTGACAGCGGTACTGGCCGGCCGCCTGGGGCAGTGGGGGGTGATGCGCGGTTTGCTCAACCTGCTATACCCCGGCGATGTGCCGGGCGTGCGCCAGGTTTTGGCGGAGCTGGGGCTGGCCGACAAACTGTTCGTGCAGTGTGGGCAATTGTCCGGTGGCCAGTTGCAGCGCGTGGGCATTGCCCGGGCGCTGTACCAGCGACCGCAGGTGCTGCTGACCGATGAACCGGTGTCGGCCATGGACCCGGTACTGGCCGACCACAGCCTGGCCTTGCTCAACCGCCATGCCCAGGCCAACGGCGTGACGCTGGTGGCGAGCCTGCATGCCGTTGAGCTGGCGCTGGCACATTTTCCGCGGGTAATCGGTATCCGCGAAGGGCAGGTGGTGTTCGACTGCCCGGCACAGGCCGTTACCGAGCAATTGCTGGAAGCGCTATACGCCAACGAACAACTCGTTTCGCCGCCAACCCAGGGGCCGACCCTGACCGTGCAGATACCGCGGTGCTGA
- a CDS encoding GNAT family N-acetyltransferase, with protein sequence MHLTHRPIHPDDIPVICNFPQGPDELFYMFPKATYPFTPAQLSDAIAQRSGSTVVEGNGTVLAFANFYKAEHGGACALGNVVVAPAARGHGVARYLVTTMIDFARQHYAAREVWVSCFNHNTAGLLLYPQLGFTPFGIEERQAWDGTRVALVQMKQILT encoded by the coding sequence ATGCACCTGACCCACCGCCCCATCCACCCTGACGACATCCCCGTCATCTGCAACTTCCCGCAGGGCCCGGACGAACTGTTCTACATGTTCCCCAAAGCCACCTATCCCTTCACCCCTGCCCAGCTGAGCGACGCCATAGCCCAACGCAGCGGCTCCACGGTGGTGGAAGGCAACGGTACTGTCCTGGCCTTTGCCAACTTCTACAAAGCCGAACACGGCGGCGCGTGTGCCCTTGGCAATGTGGTCGTGGCCCCTGCCGCCCGCGGCCATGGCGTAGCGCGTTACCTGGTAACCACCATGATCGACTTCGCCCGCCAGCACTACGCTGCTCGGGAGGTGTGGGTGTCATGCTTCAATCACAACACCGCGGGCCTGCTGCTTTATCCACAGCTGGGCTTCACACCGTTCGGCATCGAGGAGCGGCAGGCGTGGGACGGCACGCGGGTAGCGTTGGTGCAGATGAAGCAAATACTGACTTAA
- a CDS encoding trypsin-like peptidase domain-containing protein — protein sequence MLLSGCNGVPTSYVSDPVYSQAFVVTSGAPLPMLLMASAIQWNEDYAVTAKHTPFLRNVVHEGLGDVVFFKHKASSVPRWRQYVPGEAVTAVGFNSFMMPMQGKGHALPSLVRLEGTPGSVFYSVHDGPITKGMSGGPVFADDGTVVGINVAIIPTREIDAGKRPDLAGKDRISVFMSFSEIDKEWRRYQYLLAHKAKPQAPASVKGYVAVAAKP from the coding sequence ATGCTGCTCAGTGGGTGCAATGGAGTGCCAACGTCGTACGTTTCAGACCCCGTCTACAGCCAGGCTTTCGTGGTCACCTCGGGTGCGCCGCTGCCGATGTTGCTGATGGCCAGTGCCATCCAGTGGAACGAGGATTACGCAGTAACCGCCAAACACACCCCCTTCCTGCGCAACGTGGTCCACGAGGGCCTCGGCGATGTGGTGTTCTTCAAGCACAAGGCCAGCAGCGTGCCGCGCTGGCGCCAGTACGTGCCTGGGGAAGCGGTGACGGCGGTAGGTTTCAACAGCTTTATGATGCCGATGCAGGGCAAGGGCCATGCCTTGCCGTCATTGGTACGCCTTGAAGGCACGCCTGGCAGTGTCTTCTACTCGGTGCATGACGGCCCGATCACCAAGGGCATGTCGGGCGGGCCCGTGTTTGCGGATGACGGCACGGTAGTGGGCATCAACGTCGCCATCATACCCACCCGTGAGATCGACGCCGGCAAGCGTCCCGACCTGGCCGGCAAGGACCGTATCAGCGTGTTCATGTCGTTCAGCGAAATCGACAAGGAATGGCGGCGCTATCAGTACCTGCTGGCGCACAAGGCCAAGCCCCAGGCACCGGCTTCGGTCAAAGGCTACGTGGCGGTGGCCGCCAAGCCTTGA
- a CDS encoding bestrophin family protein, whose product MKDIITRKYRLVVKTIGYIGWSLFWLLIWDVLVTIDFMLFLNSKFTLPLIPLTLLGSALVVLVSFRNSSAYNRWWEARTLWGALVNGSRSFARQTLTLIDDPDDGLNPVKATLLRRHIAYVNCLAAHLKGERCPEELMAFIPPAEFERRNRSNNFANDILGGSAALLAREYKAGRLDSIRLARLESTLVDLSNAQGGMERIANTPLPYPYVYFPRLFITLFCLIVPVGLVESLGWFTPLASTVVGFMLLAIERIGTDLQSPFRFSEHQIQMDTICETIERNLESMQREAQCAEAVDA is encoded by the coding sequence GTGAAAGACATCATCACCCGCAAGTACCGCCTGGTCGTGAAGACCATCGGCTACATCGGCTGGTCGCTGTTCTGGCTGCTGATCTGGGATGTGCTGGTCACCATCGACTTCATGCTGTTTCTCAACAGCAAGTTCACTCTACCGCTTATCCCGCTGACCCTACTGGGCTCGGCGCTGGTGGTGCTGGTGAGTTTTCGCAACAGCAGCGCCTACAACCGCTGGTGGGAGGCACGCACGTTGTGGGGGGCGCTGGTGAACGGTTCGCGCAGCTTCGCCCGGCAGACGCTGACCCTGATCGACGACCCGGATGATGGCCTGAACCCGGTCAAGGCTACCCTGCTGCGCCGCCATATCGCCTACGTGAACTGCCTGGCGGCGCACTTGAAGGGGGAACGCTGCCCCGAGGAGCTGATGGCATTCATCCCGCCCGCAGAGTTCGAACGCCGCAACCGTTCAAACAACTTCGCCAATGACATTCTCGGCGGCTCGGCGGCCTTGCTGGCGCGAGAATACAAAGCCGGGCGGCTGGACAGCATTCGCCTGGCCCGGCTGGAGTCGACCCTGGTGGACCTGTCCAACGCCCAGGGTGGCATGGAGCGCATTGCCAACACACCGTTGCCCTACCCTTACGTGTATTTCCCGCGGCTGTTCATTACTTTGTTCTGCCTGATCGTGCCGGTGGGGCTGGTGGAGTCGCTGGGCTGGTTCACACCGCTGGCATCGACGGTGGTGGGGTTCATGCTGCTGGCTATCGAGCGGATCGGCACGGATTTGCAGAGCCCGTTCCGTTTCAGTGAGCACCAGATCCAGATGGATACCATTTGCGAGACGATCGAACGTAATCTGGAGTCGATGCAGCGGGAAGCGCAGTGTGCCGAGGCAGTGGATGCGTGA
- the selD gene encoding selenide, water dikinase SelD — protein sequence MSEPIRLTQYSHGAGCGCKISPKVLDVILAESGTQALDPKLWVGNASRDDAAVYALDDERGVVSTTDFFMPIVDDPYDFGRIAATNAISDIYAMGGDPLMAIAILGWPVNVLPPEVAREVIRGGRAVCAEAGIPLAGGHSIDAPEPIFGLAVTGVVSKRHLKRNDTATAGCQLYLTKPLGIGILTTAEKKAKLREQDQGLARDWMCTLNTPGSRFGKLDGVMAMTDVTGFGLLGHLVELAEGSGLTAHLDYAAVPRLPSVDHYLAEGCIPGGTLRNYDSYGHKIGTLTDDQKHLLCDPQTSGGLLVAVTPEGEAGFLTVAAELGLQLSPIGKLVERQSHAVEVI from the coding sequence ATGAGCGAGCCGATTCGCCTGACCCAGTACAGCCATGGTGCCGGCTGTGGCTGCAAGATCTCCCCCAAGGTGCTGGACGTGATTCTCGCCGAAAGCGGCACCCAGGCCCTGGACCCGAAACTGTGGGTCGGCAACGCGTCGCGCGACGATGCCGCAGTGTACGCGCTCGACGATGAGCGCGGCGTGGTCTCGACAACCGACTTTTTCATGCCCATCGTCGATGACCCCTACGACTTCGGCCGCATCGCCGCCACCAACGCCATCAGCGACATCTACGCCATGGGCGGCGACCCGCTGATGGCCATCGCCATCCTCGGCTGGCCAGTCAACGTACTGCCACCGGAAGTGGCACGGGAAGTGATACGTGGCGGCCGTGCCGTGTGCGCCGAAGCCGGCATCCCGCTGGCTGGCGGCCACTCCATCGACGCGCCTGAGCCAATCTTCGGCCTGGCCGTCACCGGTGTGGTCAGCAAGCGCCACCTCAAGCGCAACGACACCGCCACTGCCGGCTGCCAGCTGTACCTGACCAAGCCACTGGGCATCGGCATCCTCACCACTGCCGAGAAAAAGGCCAAGCTGCGCGAACAAGACCAGGGCCTGGCCCGCGACTGGATGTGCACCCTCAACACCCCCGGCAGCCGCTTCGGCAAGCTCGACGGGGTCATGGCCATGACCGACGTGACCGGCTTCGGCCTGCTCGGCCACCTGGTCGAGCTGGCCGAAGGCAGCGGCCTTACCGCGCACCTGGACTACGCCGCTGTACCACGCCTGCCCAGTGTCGACCACTACCTGGCGGAGGGCTGCATCCCCGGTGGAACCCTGCGCAACTACGACAGCTACGGGCACAAGATCGGCACCCTCACTGATGACCAGAAGCACCTGCTGTGCGACCCGCAGACCAGCGGTGGCCTCCTGGTGGCCGTTACCCCGGAGGGTGAAGCCGGGTTCCTCACCGTGGCGGCCGAACTGGGCCTGCAACTGTCGCCAATCGGCAAGCTGGTCGAGCGACAGAGCCACGCGGTCGAGGTGATCTGA
- a CDS encoding PhnE/PtxC family ABC transporter permease — MLKADTRDPALLPRLLLALLAVAVLWPGIRLSELNPWVLLQAENRQQIASFTGAFWPPAHDADFLALLYEATLQTLAVATAGMALALVLAIPAGLLASRALSLRAASRGGRAGFWSRLLRLPVRGLLIFLRSVPEIVWALLFVRAVGLGPTAGVLAIAITYSGMLGKVYAEIFESVDQRPAHALLQAGSGRLAAFLYGILPNAASEVVSYTVYRWECAVRASVVMGFVGAGGLGQQIDLSMRMFDGAQVASMLLTFLLLVMLADLLSRLLRWRLA; from the coding sequence GTGCTGAAGGCCGATACCCGCGACCCGGCCCTGCTGCCGCGGTTGCTGCTGGCCTTGCTGGCAGTGGCCGTGCTGTGGCCTGGCATCCGCTTGAGCGAGTTGAACCCGTGGGTACTGCTGCAGGCCGAGAACCGGCAGCAGATAGCCAGTTTCACTGGCGCCTTCTGGCCTCCGGCACATGATGCCGATTTTCTTGCGCTACTGTATGAGGCCACTTTGCAGACCCTGGCCGTGGCGACTGCCGGTATGGCGCTGGCGTTGGTGTTGGCTATTCCGGCGGGTTTGCTGGCCAGCCGTGCGTTGTCTTTGCGTGCCGCTTCACGCGGCGGGCGGGCCGGCTTCTGGTCGCGGCTGCTGCGCCTGCCGGTGCGCGGGCTTCTGATTTTCCTGCGTAGCGTGCCAGAGATCGTCTGGGCGCTGCTGTTTGTGCGCGCCGTGGGGCTGGGGCCGACGGCGGGCGTACTGGCGATCGCCATTACCTACAGCGGCATGCTTGGCAAGGTCTACGCCGAAATCTTCGAGTCGGTCGACCAGCGCCCTGCGCATGCCTTGTTGCAGGCGGGCAGTGGCCGGCTGGCGGCGTTTCTCTACGGCATCCTGCCCAATGCTGCATCGGAAGTGGTGTCTTACACCGTGTACCGCTGGGAGTGTGCGGTACGGGCGTCGGTGGTGATGGGCTTTGTCGGGGCGGGCGGGCTGGGCCAACAGATCGACCTGTCGATGCGTATGTTCGATGGTGCGCAAGTGGCGAGCATGCTGCTGACGTTCTTGCTGCTGGTGATGCTGGCCGACCTGCTCAGCCGCTTGCTGCGCTGGAGGCTGGCATGA